A window from Pseudomonas kribbensis encodes these proteins:
- a CDS encoding DUF1249 domain-containing protein, whose product MVVNKLRDRYRVDLVGLQAACEANYARLMRLLPDMRREPEARRIAVTQGDQMLGVLAIEVLQTCPYTTTLQVRQEHSLPWLPVPQLEVQVYHDARMAEVISAEHARRFRGVYPYPNAAMHQPDEKAQLNLFLGEWLSHCLACGHEYAAVR is encoded by the coding sequence ATGGTCGTAAACAAACTGCGCGATCGCTATCGTGTCGACCTCGTGGGCCTGCAAGCCGCCTGCGAGGCCAACTACGCGCGCCTGATGCGACTGCTGCCGGACATGCGCCGCGAACCTGAGGCGCGGCGCATCGCCGTGACCCAGGGCGACCAGATGCTCGGCGTGCTGGCCATCGAAGTGTTGCAGACCTGCCCGTACACCACGACCCTGCAAGTGCGTCAGGAACACAGCCTGCCGTGGCTGCCGGTACCGCAGCTGGAGGTGCAGGTCTATCACGACGCGCGCATGGCCGAGGTCATCAGCGCCGAACATGCGCGGCGCTTTCGCGGCGTCTATCCTTACCCCAATGCGGCCATGCATCAGCCGGACGAAAAGGCCCAGCTCAATCTGTTCCTCGGAGAGTGGCTGAGTCATTGCCTGGCCTGCGGTCACGAGTACGCCGCCGTTCGATAG
- the cpdA gene encoding 3',5'-cyclic-AMP phosphodiesterase, with translation MPSVSTLTTADAALLVQLSDSHLFAEADGALLGMKTRESLQKVIELVLEQQPQIDLMIATGDLSQDGTLESYQQFRQLTAQIDAPARWIPGNHDEPQIMQMAAVQSALLESVVDVGNWRVTLLDSAVPGSVPGYLQDDQLQLLARALSEAPERHHLVCFHHHPVSIDCAWMEPIGLRNPEAFFEVLDRFPQARAVLWGHVHQEIDRERNGVRLIASPSTCIQFEPRSVDFKVGEQAPGYRWLRLLPDGRIETGVERVTDFRFTVDYGSNGY, from the coding sequence TTGCCGAGCGTATCGACTCTGACCACTGCCGATGCGGCGTTGCTGGTGCAACTGTCCGACAGTCATCTGTTCGCCGAGGCGGACGGCGCGCTGCTGGGCATGAAAACTCGTGAGAGCCTGCAAAAGGTCATCGAGCTGGTGCTCGAACAACAGCCGCAAATCGACCTGATGATTGCCACGGGCGACCTGTCCCAGGACGGCACGCTGGAGTCCTACCAGCAGTTTCGTCAGCTGACCGCGCAGATCGATGCACCCGCCCGCTGGATCCCCGGCAACCACGACGAACCGCAGATCATGCAAATGGCCGCTGTGCAAAGTGCGCTGCTGGAGTCGGTAGTGGATGTCGGCAACTGGCGTGTGACCCTGCTCGATTCGGCGGTGCCGGGCTCGGTGCCGGGGTATTTGCAGGATGACCAGTTGCAATTGCTCGCCCGTGCCCTGAGCGAAGCGCCGGAGCGGCATCATCTGGTGTGCTTCCATCATCACCCGGTGTCGATCGATTGTGCCTGGATGGAGCCGATCGGCTTGCGCAATCCCGAAGCGTTTTTCGAGGTGCTCGACCGTTTCCCCCAGGCCCGGGCCGTGTTGTGGGGGCATGTGCATCAAGAGATCGACCGCGAGCGCAATGGCGTGCGGCTGATCGCCTCGCCGTCGACCTGCATTCAGTTCGAGCCGCGCAGTGTCGACTTCAAGGTCGGCGAGCAGGCGCCGGGCTATCGCTGGTTGCGCTTGCTGCCGGACGGGCGGATCGAGACCGGCGTGGAGCGTGTCACCGATTTCCGGTTCACGGTGGATTACGGCTCCAACGGTTACTGA
- a CDS encoding YqiA/YcfP family alpha/beta fold hydrolase, whose protein sequence is MSGSILYIHGFNSAPASKKACQLVEVMERLGLSDQLRVPALHHHPREAIGQLEQAIAELGRPLLVGSSLGGYYATHLAERHGLKALLVNPAVSPHRMFDGYLGTQKNLYTDETWELTHDHVTALAELEVPAPQDSQRYQVWLQTGDETLDYRHAQQYYRACALRIQAGGDHSFQGFAGQLPALLSFAGIGADLFQAIDFTAL, encoded by the coding sequence ATGTCCGGTTCGATCCTCTATATCCACGGTTTCAACAGCGCGCCGGCCTCGAAGAAGGCCTGTCAACTGGTCGAGGTGATGGAGCGTCTGGGTTTGAGCGATCAACTGCGTGTCCCGGCGTTGCATCACCACCCCCGTGAAGCCATCGGTCAGCTGGAGCAGGCAATTGCCGAGCTGGGCCGGCCGTTGCTGGTGGGAAGCTCGCTCGGCGGCTACTATGCGACTCATCTGGCCGAACGCCATGGCCTCAAAGCCCTGCTGGTCAACCCGGCCGTCAGTCCGCACCGGATGTTCGACGGATACCTGGGGACGCAAAAAAACCTGTACACCGACGAAACCTGGGAATTGACCCACGACCATGTGACGGCCCTGGCCGAACTGGAAGTGCCGGCACCGCAGGATTCGCAGCGTTATCAGGTGTGGTTGCAGACCGGGGACGAAACCCTGGACTATCGCCACGCCCAGCAGTATTACCGGGCCTGTGCCTTGCGTATTCAGGCCGGCGGCGACCACAGTTTCCAGGGGTTTGCCGGGCAATTGCCGGCGTTGCTGAGTTTTGCCGGCATTGGCGCCGATTTGTTTCAGGCAATCGATTTCACCGCGCTGTGA
- a CDS encoding RsiV family protein, whose product MSLFKIASVAAIALTLGACASLFQPNYRTPLETTRDASETLKPGCSNPDCPLVNIDTLHFPAEPALDGIIEKRLLQFTRTEPNAPVAPTLAAYREQFLRTAGPRNSSYLQAKVREQHDGLVIVEVSSYLDTGGAHGTPGRGFINYSRQQHKVLSLSDMLVPGQEEAFWKAAQVAHNSWLISTKLDQEAEYVKNWPFVKTPHVALTYGGVILKYDVSTIAPYALGHVELKIPYPRLNGIIKPELFPGRN is encoded by the coding sequence ATGTCGCTTTTCAAAATCGCCTCCGTGGCGGCCATCGCCCTAACCTTGGGCGCCTGTGCCAGCCTGTTCCAGCCCAACTACCGCACGCCGCTGGAAACCACCCGCGACGCCTCGGAAACCCTGAAACCCGGTTGTTCCAACCCGGACTGCCCGCTGGTGAACATCGACACGCTGCACTTCCCGGCCGAGCCTGCGCTGGACGGCATCATCGAAAAACGCCTGCTGCAATTCACCCGCACCGAGCCGAACGCACCGGTGGCGCCGACCCTGGCGGCCTATCGCGAGCAGTTCCTGCGCACGGCCGGCCCGCGCAACAGCAGCTATTTGCAGGCGAAAGTACGCGAGCAGCATGACGGTCTGGTGATTGTCGAAGTGTCGAGCTACCTGGATACCGGCGGCGCCCATGGCACGCCGGGCCGCGGTTTCATCAACTATTCGCGCCAGCAGCACAAGGTGCTGAGCCTGTCGGACATGCTGGTGCCGGGTCAGGAAGAAGCGTTCTGGAAGGCTGCGCAGGTCGCGCATAACAGCTGGCTGATCAGCACCAAGCTCGATCAGGAAGCGGAGTACGTGAAGAACTGGCCGTTCGTCAAAACCCCGCACGTGGCCCTGACCTACGGCGGCGTGATCCTCAAGTACGACGTGAGCACCATCGCGCCTTACGCGCTGGGCCACGTCGAACTGAAGATCCCTTACCCGCGCCTGAACGGCATCATCAAGCCCGAGCTGTTTCCCGGCCGTAACTGA
- the cytX gene encoding putative hydroxymethylpyrimidine transporter CytX, with protein MSIQPGTYSPDLAVPADKRVFGGRDLFSLWFSLGIGLMVLQTGALLAPGLGLSGSMLAIFLGTLVGVLLLAAVGVIGSDTGLSSMAALKLSLGSKGASLPALLNLLQLIGWGSFEIIVMRDAASLLGTRAFSEGSLWASPMLWTLCFGALATLLAVSGPLTFVRKILRKWGIWLILAACIWLTWNLFVKADLAALWAKAGDGSMPLAVGFDIAIAMPLSWLPLIADYSRFGKKAKNVFGGTAIGFFIGNFWLMSLGVAYTLAFAPSGEVNALLLALAGAGLGIPLLLILLDESENAFADIHSAAVSSGILLRLKVEHLALAIGVICTLIALLAPLAQYQNFLLLIGSVFAPLFGVVLVDHFILRKRSGQVASAALRWPALLAWLGGISTYHLLANLYPDVGATLPALVLAGLLQLVLGRAFSYGRETARA; from the coding sequence TTGAGCATTCAACCCGGTACTTATTCCCCCGACCTCGCCGTGCCCGCCGACAAGCGTGTGTTCGGCGGTCGCGATCTGTTTTCCCTGTGGTTTTCCCTCGGCATCGGCCTGATGGTCTTGCAGACCGGTGCACTGCTCGCGCCGGGGCTGGGCCTGTCGGGATCGATGCTGGCGATCTTCCTTGGCACCCTGGTTGGAGTCCTGTTGCTGGCGGCGGTCGGCGTGATCGGCAGCGACACCGGCCTGTCGTCGATGGCCGCGCTGAAACTCAGCCTCGGCAGCAAAGGCGCGAGCCTGCCGGCGCTGCTCAACCTGCTGCAACTGATCGGTTGGGGCTCGTTCGAAATCATCGTCATGCGTGATGCCGCCAGCCTGCTGGGTACCCGTGCGTTCAGCGAAGGTTCGTTGTGGGCCAGCCCGATGTTGTGGACGCTGTGCTTCGGTGCGTTGGCAACCTTGCTCGCCGTCAGCGGGCCGCTGACGTTCGTGCGCAAGATCCTGCGCAAATGGGGCATCTGGCTGATTCTGGCCGCGTGCATCTGGCTGACCTGGAACCTGTTCGTCAAGGCTGACCTCGCCGCCTTGTGGGCAAAGGCCGGGGATGGTTCGATGCCGCTCGCCGTGGGCTTCGACATTGCCATCGCGATGCCGCTGTCATGGCTGCCGCTGATTGCCGACTACTCGCGTTTCGGCAAGAAGGCGAAGAATGTGTTCGGTGGCACGGCCATCGGTTTCTTCATCGGCAACTTCTGGCTGATGAGCCTGGGCGTCGCCTACACCCTGGCCTTTGCGCCGAGCGGTGAAGTCAACGCGCTGCTGCTGGCACTGGCCGGTGCCGGTCTGGGGATTCCGCTGTTGCTGATTCTGCTGGACGAGTCGGAAAACGCCTTTGCCGACATTCACTCGGCGGCGGTGTCCAGCGGGATTCTGCTACGTCTGAAAGTCGAGCATCTGGCCTTGGCCATCGGTGTGATCTGCACCCTGATCGCACTGCTGGCGCCCCTGGCGCAGTACCAGAATTTCCTGCTGCTGATCGGCTCGGTATTTGCGCCGCTGTTCGGCGTGGTGCTGGTGGATCACTTCATCCTGCGCAAGCGCAGTGGCCAGGTGGCTTCGGCCGCGTTGCGCTGGCCGGCGCTGTTGGCCTGGCTGGGCGGCATCAGCACCTATCACCTGCTGGCCAACCTGTATCCGGATGTCGGCGCAACCCTGCCAGCGCTGGTCCTGGCAGGGCTGCTGCAACTCGTGCTGGGCCGGGCCTTCAGTTACGGCCGGGAAACAGCTCGGGCTTGA
- the parE gene encoding DNA topoisomerase IV subunit B — translation MATPSASSYNADAIEVLSGLDPVRKRPGMYTDTSRPNHLAQEVIDNSVDEALAGHAKSIQVILHADHSLEVCDDGRGMPVDIHPEEGVSGVELILTKLHAGGKFSNKNYQFSGGLHGVGISVVNALSTQVRVRVKRDGNEYEMTFADGFKATDLQVIGTVGKRNTGTSVFFAPDPKYFDSPKFSISRLKHVLKAKAVLCPGLLISFEDKGTGEKVEWHYEDGLRSYLVDAVSEFERLPDAPFCGNLAGTKEAVEWALLWLPEGGTSVTESYVNLIPTEQGGTHVNGLRQGLLDAMREFCEFRSLLPRGVKLAPEDVWERIAFVLSMKMQEPQFSGQTKERLSSREAAAFVSGVVKDAFSLWLNANPETGLALAELAISNAGRRLKASKKVERKRITQGPALPGKLADCAGQDPMRSELFLVEGDSAGGSAKQARDKEFQAILPLRGKILNTWEVDGSEVLASQEVHNIAVAIGVDPGAEDMSQLRYGKICILADADSDGLHIATLLCALFVQHFRPLVDAGHVYVAMPPLYRIDLGKEIYYALDEAERDGILDRLVAEKKRGKPQVTRFKGLGEMNPPQLRETTMDPNTRRLVQLTLGEDFAQTSEMMDMLLAKKRAGDRKSWLESKGNLAEVLA, via the coding sequence ATGGCCACTCCCAGCGCTAGCTCCTATAACGCCGACGCCATCGAAGTCCTCTCGGGCCTCGACCCGGTGCGCAAACGCCCCGGCATGTACACCGACACCAGTCGGCCGAACCACCTCGCCCAGGAAGTCATCGACAACAGCGTCGACGAAGCCCTGGCCGGCCACGCCAAATCGATCCAGGTCATCCTCCACGCCGACCACTCGCTGGAAGTCTGCGACGACGGCCGCGGCATGCCGGTCGACATCCACCCGGAAGAGGGCGTGTCGGGCGTTGAGCTGATCCTCACCAAGCTCCATGCGGGCGGCAAGTTTTCCAACAAGAACTACCAGTTCTCCGGCGGTCTGCACGGGGTGGGTATTTCCGTGGTCAACGCCTTGTCGACCCAGGTGCGGGTACGGGTCAAGCGTGACGGCAACGAATACGAAATGACCTTCGCCGACGGCTTCAAGGCCACCGATCTGCAAGTGATCGGCACCGTCGGCAAGCGCAATACCGGGACCAGCGTGTTCTTTGCGCCGGACCCGAAATACTTCGATTCGCCGAAATTCTCCATCAGCCGCCTCAAGCACGTGCTCAAGGCCAAGGCCGTTTTGTGCCCGGGGTTGCTGATCAGCTTCGAAGACAAAGGCACCGGCGAAAAGGTCGAGTGGCATTACGAAGATGGCCTGCGTTCCTACCTGGTAGACGCGGTGAGCGAATTCGAGCGCCTGCCGGACGCGCCGTTCTGCGGCAATCTGGCCGGCACCAAGGAAGCGGTCGAGTGGGCGTTGCTGTGGCTGCCTGAGGGCGGCACCTCGGTCACCGAAAGCTACGTCAACCTGATCCCGACGGAGCAGGGCGGCACTCACGTCAACGGTCTGCGTCAGGGCCTGCTCGACGCGATGCGCGAATTCTGCGAATTCCGCAGCTTGCTGCCGCGCGGCGTGAAGCTGGCGCCGGAAGACGTCTGGGAACGCATCGCCTTCGTGCTGTCGATGAAGATGCAGGAGCCGCAATTCTCCGGCCAGACCAAGGAGCGACTGTCCTCCCGTGAAGCGGCGGCGTTCGTCTCCGGTGTGGTCAAGGACGCGTTCAGCCTGTGGCTCAACGCCAATCCGGAAACCGGTCTGGCGCTGGCGGAGCTGGCGATCAGCAACGCCGGCCGTCGCCTGAAAGCCAGCAAGAAAGTCGAGCGCAAGCGCATCACCCAGGGGCCGGCGCTGCCGGGCAAGCTGGCGGACTGCGCCGGGCAGGACCCGATGCGTTCCGAGCTGTTCCTGGTGGAAGGTGATTCCGCCGGCGGCTCGGCCAAGCAAGCGCGGGATAAAGAGTTCCAGGCGATCCTGCCGTTGCGCGGCAAGATCCTCAACACCTGGGAAGTCGACGGCAGCGAAGTGCTGGCCAGTCAGGAAGTGCACAACATTGCGGTAGCCATCGGTGTCGATCCGGGCGCCGAGGACATGAGCCAGCTGCGCTACGGCAAGATCTGCATCCTCGCCGACGCCGACTCCGACGGTCTGCACATTGCCACCTTGCTCTGCGCCTTGTTCGTCCAGCATTTCCGTCCGCTGGTGGATGCCGGTCACGTCTACGTGGCGATGCCGCCGCTGTACCGCATCGACCTGGGCAAAGAGATCTACTACGCCCTCGACGAAGCCGAGCGCGACGGGATCCTCGACCGACTGGTGGCCGAGAAGAAACGTGGCAAACCGCAGGTCACCCGATTCAAAGGCCTGGGTGAAATGAACCCGCCGCAGCTGC
- a CDS encoding TolC family outer membrane protein — protein sequence MLRKLSLAVAVSCASNAMVWAAEAPLSTRTDLVSVYQEAVDNNADLAAARAQYGAQKEVVPQARAGLLPNLSGGAETASVRTSIDQPSAIANRSAHSYQATLAQPLFRADRWFQYQAAKDVNEQAALQLSATEQNLILQSAESYFNVLRSQDNLASTKAEEAAFKRQLDQSNERFDVGLSDKTDVLQSQASYDTARANRIVAQRQVDDAFEALITLTNRQYNSIQGIVHTLPILPPAPNDAKAWVDTAAKQNLNLLASNYAVSSAEQTLKQRKAGHLPTLDAVAKYEKGDNDALGFSNPSAFGTPYHGNVEQSTVGLQLNIPIYSGGLTSSQVRQSYAQLDQSEQQRESLRRQIVENTRNLHRAVNTDVEQVQARRQSIISNQSAVEATEIGYQVGTRNIVDVLDAQRQLYTSVRNYNNTRYDYILDNLRLKQAAGTLNPGDLQDLTRYLKADYNPDKDFLPPDLAKAAEEQLKARP from the coding sequence ATGCTGCGCAAACTCTCACTGGCTGTTGCCGTGTCTTGTGCGTCCAACGCAATGGTCTGGGCAGCAGAAGCGCCCTTGTCGACCAGGACCGATCTGGTCAGCGTCTATCAGGAAGCGGTCGACAACAACGCCGATCTGGCCGCCGCCCGCGCCCAGTACGGCGCCCAGAAAGAAGTGGTGCCCCAGGCCCGCGCCGGGCTGCTGCCGAACCTCTCCGGCGGCGCCGAAACCGCCAGCGTGCGCACCTCGATCGACCAGCCTTCGGCCATCGCCAACCGCAGCGCGCATTCCTATCAGGCGACCCTGGCGCAGCCGCTGTTCCGCGCCGATCGCTGGTTCCAGTACCAGGCCGCCAAGGACGTCAACGAGCAGGCCGCACTGCAACTGTCGGCCACCGAGCAGAACCTGATCCTGCAATCGGCCGAAAGCTATTTCAACGTCCTGCGCAGCCAGGACAACCTGGCCTCGACCAAGGCTGAAGAAGCCGCGTTCAAGCGCCAGCTCGACCAGTCCAACGAGCGCTTCGACGTGGGCCTGTCGGACAAGACCGACGTGCTGCAGTCGCAAGCCAGTTACGACACCGCCCGGGCCAACCGGATCGTTGCCCAGCGTCAGGTCGATGATGCGTTCGAAGCGCTGATCACCCTGACCAACCGTCAGTACAACTCGATTCAGGGCATTGTCCACACCCTGCCGATCCTGCCGCCGGCGCCGAACGACGCCAAGGCCTGGGTCGACACCGCCGCCAAACAGAACCTCAATCTGCTGGCCAGCAACTATGCGGTGAGCTCCGCCGAACAGACCTTGAAACAGCGCAAGGCCGGTCACCTGCCGACCCTCGACGCCGTGGCCAAATACGAAAAAGGCGATAACGACGCTCTCGGTTTCTCCAACCCGAGCGCCTTCGGCACGCCTTATCACGGTAACGTCGAGCAGAGCACCGTGGGCCTGCAACTGAACATCCCGATCTACAGCGGCGGGCTGACCAGCTCCCAGGTGCGCCAGTCTTACGCGCAACTGGATCAGAGCGAGCAGCAGCGCGAAAGCCTGCGCCGGCAGATCGTGGAAAACACCCGCAACCTGCACCGCGCGGTGAACACCGACGTCGAACAGGTGCAGGCGCGCCGCCAGTCGATCATCTCCAACCAGAGCGCGGTAGAAGCCACGGAAATCGGTTATCAGGTGGGGACGCGCAACATCGTCGACGTGCTCGACGCCCAGCGTCAGCTCTACACCTCGGTGCGCAACTACAACAACACCCGCTACGACTACATCCTCGACAACCTGCGCCTGAAGCAGGCGGCGGGGACGTTGAACCCGGGTGACCTGCAGGACCTGACCCGTTATTTGAAAGCCGACTACAACCCGGACAAGGACTTCCTGCCGCCGGATCTGGCCAAGGCCGCCGAAGAACAGCTCAAGGCCCGGCCTTAA
- the thiC gene encoding phosphomethylpyrimidine synthase ThiC: MTTKSKNAINLSDSAKVDEQSVQPFTRSQKVYVQGSRPDIRVPMREITLDVTPTDFGGEINAPVTVYDTSGPYTDPKVVIDVRKGLGDVRSAWIDDRGDTERLPGLSSNFGRERLADPELTKLRFAHVNNPRRAKAGANVSQMHYARKGIITAEMEYVAIRENMKLQEARAAGLLNQQHAGHSFGASIPKEITPEFVREEIARGRAIIPANINHVELEPMIIGRNFLVKINGNIGNSALGSSIEEEVAKLTWGIRWGSDTVMDLSTGKHIHETREWIIRNSPVPIGTVPIYQALEKVNGVAEDLTWELFRDTLIEQAEQGVDYFTIHAGVLLRYVPLTAKRVTGIVSRGGSIMAKWCLAHHKENFLYTHFDEICEIMKAYDVSFSLGDGLRPGSIADANDEAQFGELETLGELTKIAWKHDVQCMIEGPGHVPMQLIKENMDKQLECCDEAPFYTLGPLTTDIAPGYDHITSGIGAAMIGWFGCAMLCYVTPKEHLGLPNKDDVKTGIITYKIAAHAADLAKGHPGAQIRDNALSKARFEFRWEDQFNLGLDPDTARSYHDETLPKDSAKVAHFCSMCGPKFCSMKITQEVREYAANQRIDAVDVDVAQGLAEQAERFKKEGSQLYKKV; this comes from the coding sequence ATGACTACAAAATCTAAAAACGCGATCAACCTGAGTGACTCGGCCAAGGTCGACGAGCAGTCGGTTCAACCGTTCACCCGTTCGCAAAAAGTCTACGTTCAGGGCTCCCGCCCGGACATCCGCGTGCCGATGCGCGAAATCACCCTCGATGTGACCCCGACCGACTTCGGCGGCGAAATCAACGCACCGGTCACCGTCTACGACACCTCCGGCCCGTACACCGATCCGAAAGTGGTGATCGACGTGCGCAAAGGCCTGGGCGATGTGCGTTCGGCGTGGATCGACGACCGTGGCGACACCGAGCGCCTGCCAGGCCTGAGTTCGAATTTCGGCCGGGAACGCCTGGCCGATCCGGAGCTGACCAAGCTGCGTTTTGCCCACGTCAATAACCCGCGCCGCGCCAAGGCCGGGGCCAACGTCAGCCAGATGCACTACGCGCGCAAAGGCATCATCACCGCCGAGATGGAATACGTCGCCATCCGCGAAAACATGAAGCTGCAAGAGGCCCGTGCCGCCGGCCTGCTGAACCAGCAACACGCCGGCCACAGCTTCGGCGCGAGCATCCCGAAAGAAATCACCCCTGAATTCGTCCGTGAAGAAATCGCCCGTGGCCGCGCGATCATTCCGGCCAACATCAACCACGTCGAACTGGAACCGATGATCATCGGCCGTAACTTCCTGGTGAAGATCAACGGCAACATCGGCAACAGTGCACTGGGTTCGTCCATCGAAGAAGAAGTGGCGAAACTGACCTGGGGCATTCGCTGGGGTTCGGACACGGTCATGGACTTGTCCACCGGCAAACACATCCACGAAACCCGCGAGTGGATCATTCGTAACTCGCCGGTTCCGATCGGCACCGTGCCGATCTATCAGGCACTGGAAAAAGTGAACGGCGTGGCCGAGGACCTGACCTGGGAGCTGTTCCGCGACACGCTGATCGAGCAAGCGGAGCAGGGCGTCGACTACTTCACCATCCACGCCGGCGTGCTGTTGCGCTATGTGCCGCTGACCGCCAAGCGCGTGACCGGCATCGTCTCCCGTGGCGGTTCGATCATGGCCAAGTGGTGCCTGGCGCACCACAAAGAGAACTTCCTCTACACCCACTTCGACGAAATCTGCGAAATCATGAAGGCCTACGACGTCAGCTTCTCGCTGGGCGATGGCCTGCGTCCGGGCTCGATTGCCGACGCCAACGACGAAGCGCAATTCGGCGAACTGGAGACCCTCGGCGAGCTGACCAAGATCGCCTGGAAACACGACGTGCAATGCATGATCGAAGGCCCGGGCCACGTGCCGATGCAGTTGATCAAGGAGAACATGGACAAGCAGCTGGAGTGCTGCGACGAGGCACCGTTCTACACCCTCGGCCCGCTGACCACCGACATCGCACCGGGCTACGACCACATCACCTCCGGCATCGGTGCGGCGATGATCGGCTGGTTCGGTTGCGCGATGCTTTGCTACGTGACGCCGAAGGAACACCTCGGCCTGCCGAACAAGGATGACGTGAAGACCGGGATCATCACCTACAAGATCGCCGCCCACGCAGCGGACCTGGCCAAGGGACATCCGGGCGCGCAGATCCGCGACAACGCCTTGAGCAAGGCGCGGTTCGAATTCCGTTGGGAAGACCAGTTCAACCTCGGTCTGGACCCGGACACCGCTCGTTCGTATCACGATGAAACCCTGCCGAAGGATTCGGCGAAGGTCGCGCATTTCTGTTCGATGTGCGGGCCGAAATTCTGCTCGATGAAGATCACTCAGGAAGTCCGCGAATACGCGGCCAACCAGCGGATCGACGCGGTCGACGTGGACGTCGCCCAGGGCCTGGCGGAACAGGCCGAGCGGTTCAAGAAGGAAGGCAGTCAGCTGTACAAGAAGGTTTGA
- a CDS encoding NUDIX domain-containing protein gives MTDLAKATPAAIDIVRREQCYKGFYKLDRVHLRHELFAGGMSREINREVFVRHDAVCLLPYDPQRDEVVLIEQFRVGAMGKTANPWLVELVAGLIDKEEVPEEVARREAQEEAGLDIKALWPMMQYFPSPGGSNEFVHLFLGRCSTEGVGGLHGLEEEAEDIRVTVWAFEDALQAVRDGRIANAASIIALQWLTLNRAEVRGLWS, from the coding sequence ATGACCGATCTTGCCAAAGCCACTCCCGCCGCCATCGATATCGTGCGGCGCGAACAATGCTACAAGGGCTTCTACAAGCTCGACCGTGTGCATTTGCGCCACGAACTGTTCGCCGGCGGCATGAGCCGCGAGATCAATCGTGAAGTGTTCGTGCGACACGACGCCGTGTGCCTGCTGCCCTACGATCCGCAGCGCGATGAAGTGGTGCTGATCGAGCAGTTTCGCGTCGGTGCCATGGGCAAGACTGCCAACCCGTGGCTGGTGGAACTGGTCGCCGGTCTGATCGACAAGGAAGAAGTGCCGGAAGAAGTTGCTCGCCGCGAAGCGCAGGAGGAAGCTGGACTCGACATCAAGGCGTTGTGGCCGATGATGCAATATTTCCCGTCGCCGGGGGGCAGCAACGAGTTCGTGCATCTGTTTCTGGGGCGTTGCAGCACCGAAGGCGTCGGCGGCCTGCACGGGCTGGAGGAAGAAGCAGAAGATATCCGCGTCACGGTCTGGGCATTCGAGGATGCGCTGCAGGCCGTACGCGACGGCCGGATTGCCAATGCGGCGAGCATCATCGCCTTGCAGTGGCTGACGCTCAATCGCGCCGAAGTGAGGGGGTTATGGTCGTAA